The genomic region AAAGTTTAACTTATCCATATATGATACGAACCCAACCCTAACATGCATGCCCAACCTAGGTTTAAAATAGAACAAAGAAAAAAGGTAGACTATATAACCTGCAATGCCAGTGAAACCTAAACGTACCTGCATCTTCATATTACAATAAATCAAATCATAACCTATGTTGCTCACCCAACACATACACAACATGAATACGTAAATATAACAATCTAAAtgctatttaaattttataaaagaaaaaattgaacTTATCAACATCCAACACATGCCCGCATCTACACTCACACCTATACCCGTGTACTGTAAATTACAACTTGAATGAAGGATAAAAGGTAGAGATCATATAGAAACTTACCATGTTTCTGCATGACCAAAAGGAACTTAATGATCACCTTCGAGGACGGTCGGATCATGACCTGTCGTTTCCCCCTCTTCTCTGCATTGTACATGCTCTTGAGTGCATCATTCAAAACGCTCACCCTCACCATTCTTCCAAATACAAGCTGCTGCTGCAGATTTTTACATGAAATATGTAACAATGAAGCATTCATCTATATAATATTCAATTTTACATCCTTTTTATGATGAAATTAAGATCCAACAATCTACACGCATAAATCAAATTCGAAATGTAGAAAGTGAAGAATTCAGTTTCAACCAAAACCCTGGTTTTCTTTTTCTATTAAAAATGAGCAACCATCTATATCatattcaaatcaaaatttttttttctgatGAAAATATAGTCCAACAATCTACATAGGCTATTCGAAACATGGAAAGTGAAGAATTCAGTTACAACCAACACCCATATTCACTTTTTCTAGTAACAAGTATGCATCACTCTAGATAGTACTCAAATCCAAATCTTTTTTATGATGAAACTAAAGTCCAACAGTCTTTACAGACGATTCAAATCCGAAACGTAGAAACTGAAGAATTAGGTTTCAACAATCTACAAAGGTGATTCAAATTCGAAACGTAGAAAATGACGACTTCGGTTTCAAACAAAACCCAGATTTTCTATTGCTAGCTAGCATATAGGCACGCAGAAGGGTGGGAAATGTTAAAAGCACTCATTTAAGAAAACCAAACACTAAGAGTTCTTTCTTAACTTTCCTATAAGCCTAAAGAAAACCATTTCAGTTTTGCTTTTGAAAATGGAATATAAGATCAATAACAAAAATTTAACAATATAAAAAGCATGTGCATAAAGATCTACGAACGGTGAATAGAAAAAACAAAACGACAAAGAAAAAAGAGAGGAGCGTCTAGCATACCTGAAAACCACAAAAAAGAAATAGCAGCTGCGTCAAAGTTGCTTGAGGAGAGTGAAGAGGGACAAATTattagggtttttggcttttaaaGGGGCGGGTGCAACATAGTAAGACTTTTAGGGCTTAGGGTTTTATGCGGGCCTTCTGGAATCATCAGAACAAATTATACGAAAGCCTCACCCAGTTAAGCTGTTTGGGCCTAAAATAAAGCATCGATTCAACTCTTATCAGATTTAAACAAAGTAAAATGTCAATCACGCCTTCGGCTTTGTGGGTTATGTTTAAAGTTATTATAATTTGAGTCGtcttttttataataaaaaaaaaattgatacaAATTACAAATGAAAAAATAAGACGATAATCATAGAATTTAAACCCTATTTTTGAAATCTTAATAAGAGATTTAATCATTGCTGTTTATAACGTTTGGGTTTTTTTCTAGATTTAGTATATAatattttctcttatttttaAAGATAAATTCATTCAATGAATGAAATCAtataattcaaagaaataaataacaaatactCGCCGTAGATGATGAATGACAAGTTCCATCAACACAACAAAGGTTTTAGCCACAGCATCAATAAaatattatgacatgttgataaatAATTTTATCACAACTCAAGCACGACATATCTTAAATGATTACAAGCACTTAATACGATATGGAAATCAACTCTAGATAGTCCAAAGCAACGAGCAAAATTCAACAAAAGAATCAAGCATTCACCAAACTAGAGAGGACGACAACAAAATCATTCCTAAAATCACTTGTGAAATTAAGATTACATGTATAAACAAGACAAAAAAAATGTATTACAGGAGTAGACAAAAACTTCAAAAACTGAAGACTTATTAAACAAgggaaaaacaaacaaaaaaacatataaaacttaagacaacaCAGGTCCAAATCGACAcgtgaaattatttattattctaaaatactctcaaaaaagaaaaaaaatgataagTTGACGAAAAACCACCCACTTTTCAAGAAAAACTATTGGTGGCCGATGGAGTTTTAACGAATGGCAAGCACTGTCATCTAATCATCACAACTTATAAAAGACAACAAAAATACTCACAAAATAGATCTGtaaattaaaaagagagaaaacaTAAACAGTGAATGAGAAGGAAAAAGAAACAAATGGCTTAGAGAAAAAAAATTAGGAATTTTTAGTTATTACCAATTAACTTTTTAAAACTATATCCCTTGAAGGTGTACTTGCAAAATTTTAGTATGTCATGATTGAATTAGTGATAAATGGATGCTCACTTGTAAAATTCAATTCACCCGAGTTGAAGCTTCCGAAAAAAGTGATAACCTTTATTTGGACAGTGTGGGTCTATGGACGTGAATACTTTCTAATTATAAGAATCCATATCTAActcaatattaaataagtgaaattaatACTAACTGAAAATATGAACTTTCAATGAAAAAAAAGGCTTCAAATTCCAAGTTTCATCAAGGGACTGACTTGCAACATTCATAAAATGAACTCATCATTTACTAAGGGGCTATATGGTTTGTAAATTTACTTCAAAAAGAAAGAGAGTCAATAACTACAAAACACCATACAAATGCATCAAAGATACACCATTTAACTTACTCCTAACCATGTAAATCCCATTTTTACATTTACCCAACATCTCATTTCATTCTCCTgatccatacatatatatatatatttgttgtttTCAGATTTTTCTATCAAATACATGGAaaagttattttttatattaagttACAACTTACAACCATACACAATGTACATTCGAATTAAACTATTAAAGCTATACAACAAAACATTACCAGTTCTCTTTTTCCAGTCATCCTCCATGAGCTTCAGTTAAAAAAAGAAACCGAATTTCGGAAAACATGGCGATTAGACCAAGTATCGAAGCATCATGGATCAAACAATTGAGCAACTGAAACATCTGAAGACTTGATAAATCGAGCGGCTTCAGCAATTCTAAGTGCCATCACAGCTTTGTATGTAGCCATATCAGCATTTTGCATTAGTAATTGCGCCTGTTGGCGTTTGACCATAGCCAATTCAACAGATCTGGCTGCTGAGGCTCTGGCTTCTTCAACTTTAACCATGTCATTTTCTTCCCCCAGGGGATGATGTTCAGCTGCCATGGCTGCATAATTACAAGAGATTCAACTTTTAGCAAAATTCTGAAACAGTGTCCTATTGTGAAATGCcgaaaaaaaatacaaacatgaaaaaatatgaaatgttgaatgagGGCAGGCTGGAAAAAACCCAAAACAGGGCTAAATCTACCAAATTTATTTGCACAACTGCAATCACCACTAATTGAGAAACTATGCATCAGTGTCACTAAGTAGACGTGTCCAAGAGATGGGATTTCTACTCAAGCCCGAAGATTCACTCAATATTCGAATGCATTTGGCAAAAATATTAAGACTCAAAAATAAGCTCATTATttttaagaaaagaaaatataaatatattaataaatattaaataaaaataacattatttttataaataatatggACAGGTAAAAGTGGGCTTGGGTAAAAATGTATGATGTTGACACCATATATAGACCTTGTCCAAACCACGGACCCTCTTACCACTGCCCCATGCATCAACAAGCATAATCAGGGAATTTTATCACATGATCATCAAAGGCCTGAGAAACATACATAGCAATCCAACACAAAATCCACACAGATGAGCATGCCTACTATAATCAGAGAGTTCAATATACCTTGCAACAAACTCGGTTGCTTGCCTCTTCCACTACTAGCCTGACGCTTACCCGACCTCCTTTTCCGCAGAACAGGCTTTGGAACTACTGGAGATTTCTTGACCTTATGACCCTGTTCAAATGGAATATTCATTTCGGTCAGATATCTACAAGAATCAAGAATATAAAATGCCAGAAGCTGCTTAGATAAGTGTACATGCACCAGAAGTAAGATCGAGGTGACTGAGGCACAATGACGGCAAATGATAAAAAATTGGAATTTCAACATGCATAACAAATTAATATAACATGATCAGTTGATTAAAATACTTATATTTCAATCTCATGACACCTACGATGCCAACATTTCCCATTGCAGTAGAAAACAGAGTCCCAAATTCTCAAAGAATTATAGAACATAAAAGGATGTTCACAGCAAAGACAACATAGACCTGTAAATTCTGACCTGAACTCCAAAAACTCGACCTGAACCTAAAAACAACCCAAAATAATGAATGACTTGCACCAAAACTGACCCAAatcaaaattatttgaaaattttaaaacttgaatcAACCTGACCCAAGTTGACCAGGCCAACTGACATGCCACATCAGCAAGATGGTTGATTCAATATTTTATGCCTCAAACTTCAATCAAGAAAAAAGAAGCTGACCTGAAACCTAGTTAATTTTGCTCAAATTTTTATATGTACGTATATATGAACATAATCCTGGTAAACTGTGTCTTGTATATCTCTTACTCAAATTTAGCATCAAATCACTTTCGACATGTAATTTATATTAAGCAATTGAAGCAGCTGCTAAAAAGGTAGATCATTTGACCTTTGTATATACAATTCTTCAAACTCGTTGCATGAAAAAAGGAAGGAGGAATCAAAGAAGTAGAACAAAAAAGTCTCCATAAAGGTATATTTCAAGGAACAAAAAAACTGGGACACAAGCATAATCTTCTTACTTACACGAAAATAATGGTGTACAATGATAGCATAATACAACTAAGTGATTTACCTGAAGGACTATGACAAAATCTATttacacaaagaaatttcaaaGTAATATCCATTGCCATAAGAATTCCTACTAGGCAAGTAATACaccagagaaactgaagaaatgTACTGTGATAACAAGATGATATAATTAAGACAAAATACTACTTTTACCTGAAAAACTCTAAGCAGTGCCGATCGTCTCTTCCTTTTTCTCAACCAATAAGCATGAACAGCTTCAACCACTTCTCCACTAGCCAGATCAAGACATAGATTGGTAGCAACATTGTCATCAGAGTGATCATCCGGAGTACGGAAATAGGCCTCCTTCTCGAAAGCATCAACCATAAGCTCAAAACAATCCTCTGAAAGATGCTCACAATGACCATTTCCAGAGAAAAACTCATTATTGAAATTCTTCAACCATTCCTCATCTTCCGTGTCCATGTCATAATTTGCAGTCCTCTTTGCCAAGGCTCTAGATACCTCATCCCCATCTAAAGTGATATAGAAATCTGGTCTTTTAAATGGTACAAAGGCTCTATCCTCGTACCCTGAAACTTCACAAACCCCTGGCACAGGGATCATCTTGGCAGTTGAAGAAGGTGCATTTCGCTCAGAACATTCCTTGTAAAGATCCTTGAAAATGACCCAGTCCTGCTGATTCACAAACTCAAGCTTCCAATTATCATCACCTGTCCAAATTATTGCATGAGTGAACCGGTTGCAAGAACTGGGCCTGATAGCTCTATCTGCCTTGTATGTATACTTAGTTGACCCATCTTTTCCTACAACAAGAAGCCATTCTCGAGAAGCAGAGAGCTCCAAAGCGACAATGGCTCCTTCTTCCCTGTAGCATCTGTCCGGTTCAGTGACTAATATATTGGCAGAGCACTGTAATGAATCTGCACCCTGCATTAAGTTCGAAATAGAAGAGCTAACATCAGCTAAGTTCGCTGAACTATTACAGACTGAACACCTAAGCTTGTTTCTAGAAACAACAGAAGAAAAAGGAATGCTTTTTCTCCTACTACTGCTCAAATCAGACATTGGAGCTCCACTAGCCTTATGTATGCCGAGAAGCCAAGGACTTCTAGCTCTCCTTCTCCGCATCGAACTCCTCCTCCTCTGGATAATGCGAGAAAGACCATGTTTATAGTGACCATTTCGACCTATTTCTTTTAGTTTGGAAGCGCGATCTGAAACACCTTTGCTCCCGAAATTATCAACCTTAACTACATTAGAACCACTCAAACGCTTGGAAAAATCTACAACAGAGGTTAGACATGACTTGTCTTCTTCACATGCACTAAATATTTCATCAGTATTTACAAGAACTAATTGCATACGCCTTGAACAAAGCAGCATTCCGCAATGCATATACATAAAACTATAGGGAACTGCAGAAAAATCCACATAAAACAGCGGAATGGACCCCCTATCCCCATAAAACTTGCATATTCCACTTCTATTTGCAGGAAGTCCCTGAAATGAATTTTTATAAAGAAAAACCAATAAATGAAATGCTTTATGTAATCCAGCTTCAGTACATACATGTTACTAAGAACTATATCTTAAGAACTTACCCGCAACAAATAAACACCATTAGAAGCGTAAACACTTAACAATGGCTGAGACATTAAAAAGGCAGTAAGTCCTGAGAACCTTACATTTGCCCTTTTAAGATAACCCAAAACCAACCACAAAAGGTTCGAAAACCAGCCATGATAACCTCCATTTCCGACAACAAAAGCGAACATTCTCGATTCTTTCACATCGTTGTTGGTCTTCTTAATGACCCGCCTTCTGTGAAACTTTTTCCCACACTTCTTCTGCTCCGAATTCAAAGAAAGTTGATTGTTTGGAACAACATTTCGTTTCCTTTTTCGGCTATAAACAATCCCAAACCTCCTATCATCATTGGCATCATCATTTACAGCTTCAGATTTCCTTTTCCTTGATTGTTTCTTTGGAATCTCTTCGTTGACTAATATTTTTGGATTCCCATTTACCTCGGCAGTGGCCTTATTTACTCCACTCTTGGGCTCTACTTCGACGGAATCAGGCCAGAGTCGCCGGCCGGAACGAAGAACCAGCGCCTCCGAGCTCTTCACCATCCTGAAAACCCTCGTGGTCCGCCTCATCCCCACCGAAGGCATCGCCTTTCGGTTCTTCTTCTTCCCCACCCCCAACTAGCGAGTTAGCTCAGCGAACTTCGCAAGGAGTCCACTCAGTCGATAAAGAACGGAACGCCGACTTGACTCAGTCGAAACAAGAACCCAAGAAACAACAGCAGAACGTTACAAAAAATAGAAAGTAACGAAACTCAACGGATAAAACTCCAGTTAAGAAGCGGATCGAGACCGAGTTATCAACAAATCTGATAACCTCTGACTCAGCTACAACAAAATAGTGagtaaacaaagaaaaaaaagaaggtgAGTAAAGATCAATCAACTCCAAATTTTCATaaccaaaaaaaaacaaaaatctcTGTTCTTTACCAAGAGACAgagaaaatgaaattttttaaaaaatgggttttttttttcctagaaattgaagagagaaaataaaatagagaTTTAGAATTTCacgtaaatcatatttttgtaaaaaaaagtgAAATCGAAAATGAAATGGGAAAGAAATAGTAGATGGCGGCTAGGGTTGTTGATGATATCATTTTAAAGAGGTCAATTTGTGATATTAGCACTTATGTTATATTAAGTTACGTATGTAGTCTTTATACTCTAATTTCATGGTTCtactttcttttttaatttttatatttcagtcCTGAATTGATCCAAACTACAAGAGTTAAATATATTAGGTCAAAATACTTGGGAGGTCCCTGCATTATAGGGATTAGATCAAACTAGTCCTCtattattaaatagattaatttagtctctttactttAAAAATAATCAAAGTAAATCCAAAttgtgaagaaaaaaaaaaaagtaaaatgccttgaaaattgttttttaattttaattttaatttaattgaaacaaaagacTTCATATAAAAACCATAAatactttaaaatattaattttgttgaATAGTAAATGATATTTTTTAAATGATGTTATCTCTATTTTAATTTAGCATTATTTGATTCCTTTtaataatacaaaattaaattgatcaattTGATAGTAAAGGAACTAATTTGATTATATCATTATAATAAAGGGAGCTCTCAAGTACATTCACaatcaaattttatattatacataaattataaatttttaaaaataaaaatattaatgtaaTGAGACAGATAACTACATGggattaaaaattgtaaaatccaaaaaaaaaaaaaacaacaaaattaGAGCAGGTTAGGCAGAATATATGAATCAATAACAAATTTTGATTTTGAGAAACACCAAGGGGGTGAATTTATTAATTGGAAGGTGGTAGAGAATTTGCCGCGTAAGGGAAAGCGCTGATTTTTCTTTGTCAAATGGACGGCTCAGATTTTACGATGGATCCAATGTAAGTTTTAGCTTTCTCGTCTTTCTTCTTTAATCCTTTCCCGCCCTCGTTTTGTGTTTTATTAGGGGTAGTTTCATCGCATTGCAAGATTACGGTAAAATTATCGTAGAGACCCTGCATTAcaagttatattttattttagccTTTTTATTTAGAAATTAGATCAATTAATGCTTGTTCGTTACGTTAAAAAGTAAAttagttattttgttaaaattttattcatttctattgttaaaaactagTTACTATATGCCAGTATAAGGTAAACATGGCACGCCATGTGTTCTTATCTAGTTATTTGGTCAACTATACTAATTTTAGTAGTCCAAATGgatgattttttttaataaaatgatcaatttactttttgatctaatgtataaggactaatttgtccATTATTTAGTAGAAGagagaaaatataatttaactcctAATATaagaaactctatgatatttttattgattatgaAATatctaatttagtttaattatatACACTAAAGCAATTTAaggttataatatatatatatatatccatcttTATATTACATTTTTTTTGACATATGACATTTttacttagaaatatttatttataatttgggTAAATTACAGTTTTACTTTTTGTCTTTTAATCTTTTAAGTTATtccatatttttataattttatgtaacttttaaataaattacctttaattttaaaattttattttattgaattaattttatGGCAATTTTAAGAATGTCATGTAAGgagtataaatttaaaaattctttaaaaataaataaattaataaaaagtaaaatttggTCCGATTCATTATTGAtgtgaaaaaattatatttttaaagtttttaatttttaaaatttatattgatCACGTGACTTATTAAAAATTGTTATATGTCACCAATAAATTGATTATTAGTGTCACATCAATATAAACTAATAATATCAGTGCAGAGATACCAGCTTAGATGAcaaaatataagtttaaatacCAACAAAGtcccaaaaaaaatttaagaaataagtAAGTACTATTTAGAGGTAAACTAAATATTAACCCTTTAAAAATTACACCTGTGAGTTTAGCTACATGTCACGTGTACTCTTTTTTTTTCCCTAAAAgaacatttaataatttttaaaaaaaaatcagtcGTTGAAAGTTAACGTAACTgatatttgaaaatttggaggtgttgcttatataatataaataaattattccaACCTCCATAAACCATATAAAATTTACCTCAtattaaacaatttaaaattactctttaattccttgccttttaattttttaaattatttataccttatgttttaaatttttacaacttttatatattaaatatgaaatcaattttaaataaattatctctttattttaaaattttaattaattgaattaacttttaattttataatattaaatttaataattattaaattattaagctTAAAATATAGTTTTAAAAATCCATATTAATAACATTtctcaaattaaatttatatttttaaatataataagagTTATTTGTATTCATTAATTAAAgcaaagtaaaataaatataaaattacaaaaaaaagaaTATTACATtcttaacaataaaacaaaataatttcataatatgtaagaaattattaatattattatttcaattataataaattaatattaatatttttaaacaatGCTTAAAACTATTCATAGCTCCTCAATGCAAACTCACGTCCTCCTGTATTAACAACAATACTCATGTTAATTgactaatattaatatttaaaccaTGAGATCTTTTATAttgttttaatagtttatattttcaaatttaaataatattaataaatttattctaaattagttaaatatttttaaaatattttataattacattagtttttcaatatattaattaaattttaaataaatttattaacccTGTACAAACTAGTAAatgatttgaaaatttttccTGCCGTAAATCCTTTGATATGGTAGTATAATATAATTACATATTGTTGATATCTTCTAAATTTAAATGCTAATTATGGTTGTTAATTTGATATTGACTCCTTTTTCATATATAATATAATCATATTTTAACCTTAACCTACATATCTTCTCAATTCTCTTAATAGTTCTGTTTTTGTGTGTtagtttctcttttctttttcaacaTTTAACTTCTTTATTTTTGTAACAGTTCGTTTTTTTGGTAGTGTCGAAAACAATAATTTTAGGTCACCAAATCTAACAAATAAgttcttaaatattattatttaatattcacgAGACAAGTGTGATTTTAAAaagttttgatttgataatttatgttatataagtgatttattaagttcaaatggttttagaaaataaggtatcgggaccttattTTTATAAACTgagtcttaaatatttttataaatatttacggagtgtcattaaggtggtattaaagtttcgttaagaaattttaatgtttcgctggttaattaattaaaaaggatcaaattaaaaaaaatgtattttcGGGACTCGATTCCGTAAatcagactcgtaaatatttttaataaatatttatgaagctagttgtgtagttaattaggttttaattaagtgaatttgattgaattaaaaataattagatataaagactaaattacatatagggtgaaagttgaattatagattaaaaaaattaaaggggCTAAATGAGCAATTATGCTATTGCTCATAAATGAGACGATGTAAGGAAGATTTTtgtgaatttaatatatattatattaaagtaagtaacaaaataaagaaagaaagaaaaagaaatagaaagaaa from Gossypium arboreum isolate Shixiya-1 chromosome 1, ASM2569848v2, whole genome shotgun sequence harbors:
- the LOC108483550 gene encoding uncharacterized protein LOC108483550 isoform X1, with protein sequence MPSVGMRRTTRVFRMVKSSEALVLRSGRRLWPDSVEVEPKSGVNKATAEVNGNPKILVNEEIPKKQSRKRKSEAVNDDANDDRRFGIVYSRKRKRNVVPNNQLSLNSEQKKCGKKFHRRRVIKKTNNDVKESRMFAFVVGNGGYHGWFSNLLWLVLGYLKRANVRFSGLTAFLMSQPLLSVYASNGVYLLRGLPANRSGICKFYGDRGSIPLFYVDFSAVPYSFMYMHCGMLLCSRRMQLVLVNTDEIFSACEEDKSCLTSVVDFSKRLSGSNVVKVDNFGSKGVSDRASKLKEIGRNGHYKHGLSRIIQRRRSSMRRRRARSPWLLGIHKASGAPMSDLSSSRRKSIPFSSVVSRNKLRCSVCNSSANLADVSSSISNLMQGADSLQCSANILVTEPDRCYREEGAIVALELSASREWLLVVGKDGSTKYTYKADRAIRPSSCNRFTHAIIWTGDDNWKLEFVNQQDWVIFKDLYKECSERNAPSSTAKMIPVPGVCEVSGYEDRAFVPFKRPDFYITLDGDEVSRALAKRTANYDMDTEDEEWLKNFNNEFFSGNGHCEHLSEDCFELMVDAFEKEAYFRTPDDHSDDNVATNLCLDLASGEVVEAVHAYWLRKRKRRSALLRVFQGHKVKKSPVVPKPVLRKRRSGKRQASSGRGKQPSLLQAMAAEHHPLGEENDMVKVEEARASAARSVELAMVKRQQAQLLMQNADMATYKAVMALRIAEAARFIKSSDVSVAQLFDP
- the LOC108483550 gene encoding uncharacterized protein LOC108483550 isoform X2, producing MPSVGMRRTTRVFRMVKSSEALVLRSGRRLWPDSVEVEPKSGVNKATAEVNGNPKILVNEEIPKKQSRKRKSEAVNDDANDDRRFGIVYSRKRKRNVVPNNQLSLNSEQKKCGKKFHRRRVIKKTNNDVKESRMFAFVVGNGGYHGWFSNLLWLVLGYLKRANVRFSGLTAFLMSQPLLSVYASNGVYLLRGLPANRSGICKFYGDRGSIPLFYVDFSAVPYSFMYMHCGMLLCSRRMQLVLVNTDEIFSACEEDKSCLTSVVDFSKRLSGSNVVKVDNFGSKGVSDRASKLKEIGRNGHYKHGLSRIIQRRRSSMRRRRARSPWLLGIHKGADSLQCSANILVTEPDRCYREEGAIVALELSASREWLLVVGKDGSTKYTYKADRAIRPSSCNRFTHAIIWTGDDNWKLEFVNQQDWVIFKDLYKECSERNAPSSTAKMIPVPGVCEVSGYEDRAFVPFKRPDFYITLDGDEVSRALAKRTANYDMDTEDEEWLKNFNNEFFSGNGHCEHLSEDCFELMVDAFEKEAYFRTPDDHSDDNVATNLCLDLASGEVVEAVHAYWLRKRKRRSALLRVFQGHKVKKSPVVPKPVLRKRRSGKRQASSGRGKQPSLLQAMAAEHHPLGEENDMVKVEEARASAARSVELAMVKRQQAQLLMQNADMATYKAVMALRIAEAARFIKSSDVSVAQLFDP